The Theropithecus gelada isolate Dixy chromosome X, Tgel_1.0, whole genome shotgun sequence genome includes a window with the following:
- the GTPBP6 gene encoding putative GTP-binding protein 6 translates to MWALRAAVRPGLRLSRVGRGLPAPKAAGPSCPARALAAVGRRGPGNLEGPWGGGRGLRADGGRSRAEDDEEEPEDADENAEEELLQGEPLLPAGTQRVCLVHPDVKWGPGKPQMTRAEWQVAEATALVHTLDGWSVVQTMVVSTKSPDRKLVFGKGNFQHLTEKIRGSPDITCVFLNVERMAAPTKKELEAAWGVEVFDRFTVVLHIFRCNARTKEARLQVALAEIPLHRSNLRRDVAHLYRGAGSRYIMGSGESFMQVHQRLLREKEAKIRKALDRLRKKRHLLRQQRTRREFPVVSVVGYTNCGKTTLIKALTGDAAIRPRDQLFATLDVTAHAGALPSRMTVLYVDTIGFLSQLPHGLIESFSATLEDVAHSDLLVHVRDVSHPEAELQKRSVLSTLRSLQLPAPLLDSMVEVHNKVDLVPGYSPTEPNAVPVSALLGHGLQELKAELDAAVLKATGRQILTLRVRLAGAQLSWLYKEATVQDVDVIPEDGAADVTVIISDSAYGKFRKLFPG, encoded by the exons ATGTGGGCCCTGCGGGCCGCCGTACGCCCGGGACTGCGGCTCTCCCGCGTGGGCCGCGGCCTCCCGGCTCCGAAGGCAGCCGGGCCGTCCTGCCCCGCGCGCGCGCTCGCCGCTGTCGGCCGCAGGGGCCCTGGGAATCTGGAGGGGCCATGGGGCGGAGGGCGGGGTCTGCGGGCGGACGGCGGCCGAAGCCGCGCGGAAGACGACGAGGAGGAGCCGGAAGATGCGGACGAGAACGCGGAGGAGGAGCTGCTGCAGGGAGAGCCTCTGCTGCCGGCGGGGACCCAGCGCGTGTGTCTGGTTCACCCTGACGTCAAGTGGGGCCCGGGGAAGCCGCAGATGACGCGAG CCGAGTGGCAGGTGGCGGAGGCCACAGCGCTGGTGCACACGCTGGACGGCTGGTCCGTGGTGCAGACAATGGTCGTATCCACCAAATCACCGGACAGGAAGCTCGTCTTCGGCAAAGGAAACTTCCAACACCTGACAG AAAAGATCCGAGGGTCTCCGGACATCACGTGCGTCTTCCTGAACGTGGAGAGGATGGCAGCCCCGACCAAG AAAGAACTGGAAGCCGCCTGGGGCGTGGAGGTGTTTGACCGCTTCACAGTCGTCCTGCACATTTTCCGGTGCAACGCCCGCACGAAGGAGGCCCGGCTTCAGGTGGCCCTGGCGGAGATCCCGCTGCACAG GTCGAACCTGAGACGGGACGTCGCCCACCTGTACCGGGGAGCCGGCTCGCGCTACATCATGGGGTCAG GAGAGTCCTTCATGCAGGTGCACCAGCGTctcctgagagagaaggaggccAAGATCCGGAAGGCCCTGGACAGGCTTCGGAAGAAGAGGCACCTGCTCCGGCAGCAGCGGACGAGGCGGGAGTTCCCCGTGGTCTCCGTGGTGGGGTACACCAACTGCG GGAAGACCACGCTGATCAAGGCGCTGACGGGCGACGCCGCCATCCGGCCGCGGGACCAGCTGTTTGCCACGCTGGACGTCACGGCCCACGCGGGCGCGCTGCCCTCACGCATGACCGTCCTGTACGTGGACACCATCGGCTTCCTGTCCCAGCTGCCGCACGGCCTCATCGAGTCCTTCTCCGCCACCCTGGAGGACGTGGCTCACTCG GATCTCCTCGTGCACGTGCGGGACGTGAGCCACCCCGAGGCGGAGCTCCAGAAACGCAGCGTTCTGTCCACACTGCGCAGCCTGCAGCTGCCCGCCCCGCTCCTGGACTCCATGGTGGAGGTTCACAACAAGGTGGACCTCGTGCCCGG GTACAGCCCCACGGAACCGAACGCCGTGCCCGTGTCTGCCCTGCTGGGCCACGGGCTCCAGGAGCTGAAGGCTGAGCTCGATGCGGCCGTTTTGAAGGCGACCGGGAGACAGATCCTCACTCTCCGCGTGAGGCTCGCCGGGGCCCAGCTCAG CTGGCTGTATAAGGAGGCCACGGTTCAGGACGTGGACGTGATCCCTGAGGACGGGGCGGCCGACGTGACGGTCATCATCAGCGACTCGGCCTACGGCAAATTCCGGAAGCTCTTTCCAGGATGA